Proteins from a single region of Streptomyces sp. HUAS 15-9:
- a CDS encoding SigE family RNA polymerase sigma factor gives MNAPRRLGGVPEFEEYVSARHDALLRTARSLVHDPLDAQDLLQIALLRTYRQWDRIADKQLADAYLRRVMINTRTEWWRARKLQELPTEQLPDASVDDCTEQHANRALLMDIMKTLAPNQRRVVVLRHWEQMSTEETAAALGIAAGTVKSTLHRALGRLRQELERSAAPHRTASLDR, from the coding sequence ATGAACGCTCCCAGGCGCCTTGGCGGGGTGCCGGAATTCGAGGAATACGTGAGTGCGCGTCATGACGCTTTGCTGCGCACGGCCCGAAGCCTGGTCCACGACCCGCTCGACGCTCAGGATCTGCTGCAGATTGCGCTCTTGCGAACGTACCGCCAGTGGGACCGCATAGCGGACAAGCAGCTCGCGGACGCCTATCTGCGCCGCGTCATGATCAACACCCGCACGGAGTGGTGGCGAGCCAGGAAACTGCAGGAGCTCCCCACCGAGCAACTACCGGACGCATCCGTCGACGACTGCACCGAGCAGCACGCCAACCGCGCCCTGCTGATGGACATCATGAAGACTCTGGCGCCCAACCAACGCCGTGTCGTGGTGCTGCGGCACTGGGAGCAGATGTCCACCGAGGAGACGGCCGCTGCCCTCGGCATAGCGGCCGGCACGGTCAAGAGCACGCTGCATCGGGCACTCGGCCGACTCCGTCAGGAGCTGGAGCGCAGCGCTGCTCCTCATCGGACAGCTTCACTCGATCGGTGA
- a CDS encoding sodium/solute symporter encodes MNAPENLAAVLLVVAVTVAVGGYGLKSRSTPDFYVASRTVSPLRNAAAVSGEYLSAASYLGIAGLLVAYGSTMLWYSIGYTAGYLVLLVLVAAPLRRSGAYTVSDFAEARLDSLAVRRTATAFVVLIGWFYQVPQLQGAGLVLHATLGAPAWSGALLVTAVVLVGMVTGGMRSVTLVQAVQFWLKLAALAIPAIVLLLVWRGVWHPSGGPAATSAPAAPGPTAHAGSPWAAITQGGGRGLYSLYSLMVATFLGAMGMPHVIARFYTNPDGRAARRTTVGVLGLLGLFYLLPEVYGGLGRLFAPGLAQANRADTVVLLLPGRLVPGAAGQLLTALVVAGAFAAFLSTCSGLALSVAAVLSQDLLGGDVRGFRRASAVAVLTPCGIALLLSQSGVSVAHEVGLIFSVAASTFCPLLVLGIWWRGLTAPGAVAGMLVGGGLSAAAVMGTLLGAGGLGWAGTLLAQPAAWSVPAAVLTMVGVSLATRGRVPAGASVMLARLHLPEALAAETTDRSAVEGDRSSPDHGRPSRHGHH; translated from the coding sequence ATGAACGCACCGGAGAACCTGGCCGCCGTCCTGCTGGTCGTGGCCGTGACGGTGGCCGTCGGCGGCTACGGCCTCAAGTCCCGCTCCACGCCGGACTTCTACGTCGCCTCCCGTACGGTCTCGCCGCTGCGCAACGCCGCCGCCGTCAGCGGCGAATACCTCTCGGCCGCGTCCTATTTGGGTATCGCGGGGCTGCTGGTGGCGTACGGAAGCACGATGCTCTGGTACAGCATCGGGTACACGGCGGGCTATCTGGTCCTGCTCGTCCTGGTGGCCGCACCGCTGCGCCGGTCGGGGGCCTACACCGTCTCCGACTTCGCCGAGGCACGCCTCGACTCCCTGGCCGTGCGGCGGACGGCCACCGCCTTCGTAGTGCTCATCGGGTGGTTCTACCAGGTGCCACAACTCCAGGGCGCGGGGCTGGTCCTGCACGCCACGCTCGGCGCGCCCGCCTGGTCGGGCGCCCTGCTGGTGACGGCGGTGGTGCTGGTCGGCATGGTCACCGGGGGCATGCGCAGCGTCACCCTCGTCCAGGCCGTCCAGTTCTGGCTGAAGCTCGCCGCGCTCGCCATTCCGGCGATCGTCCTGCTGCTCGTCTGGCGCGGAGTCTGGCACCCGTCCGGCGGCCCGGCCGCCACCTCCGCACCCGCCGCACCCGGGCCAACTGCGCACGCGGGGTCGCCCTGGGCAGCGATCACTCAGGGCGGCGGGCGCGGGCTCTACAGCCTCTACTCACTGATGGTGGCCACCTTCCTCGGGGCGATGGGCATGCCGCACGTCATTGCCCGCTTCTACACCAACCCGGACGGCCGCGCGGCCCGCCGCACGACGGTCGGCGTCCTCGGCCTGCTCGGCCTCTTCTATCTGCTGCCCGAGGTGTACGGCGGCCTCGGGCGGCTCTTCGCGCCCGGCCTGGCCCAGGCGAACCGGGCGGACACCGTGGTGCTGCTGCTGCCCGGACGACTGGTGCCCGGCGCCGCGGGGCAACTGCTGACGGCGCTGGTGGTCGCGGGTGCCTTCGCTGCCTTCCTGTCGACCTGTTCCGGGCTGGCCCTGTCGGTCGCCGCCGTGCTCTCGCAGGACCTCCTCGGCGGGGATGTGCGGGGTTTCCGCCGGGCCTCCGCGGTCGCCGTGCTCACACCCTGCGGCATCGCGCTGCTGTTGTCGCAGAGCGGGGTGTCCGTGGCCCACGAGGTCGGCCTGATCTTCTCGGTGGCCGCGTCCACCTTCTGCCCGCTGCTGGTCCTGGGCATCTGGTGGCGGGGACTCACCGCGCCCGGAGCCGTCGCCGGGATGCTGGTCGGCGGAGGGCTGTCGGCAGCGGCAGTCATGGGGACGCTGCTGGGGGCGGGCGGCCTCGGCTGGGCCGGGACGCTGCTCGCCCAGCCCGCCGCCTGGAGCGTGCCGGCGGCGGTCCTGACCATGGTGGGCGTCTCCCTGGCCACACGCGGCCGGGTGCCCGCGGGTGCTTCCGTCATGCTGGCCCGGCTGCATCTGCCGGAGGCGCTGGCGGCCGAGACGACCGACCGTTCGGCGGTGGAGGGCGACCGTTCATCCCCGGACCACGGCCGTCCGTCGCGCCACGGGCACCACTGA
- a CDS encoding amidase, translating to MGWNFSTAEQLAAALRAGEVTSAELTDEAIARIERDDKAINAICVPDFDRARSAARGADLARARGEDRPLLGIPVTVKESYNIAGLPTTWGIPLHRNYIPAEDAVQVSRLKAAGAVVLGKTNVPLGLQDVQSFNEIYGTTNNPWDHGRTSGGSSGGSAAALASGFGALSIGSDMAGSLRTPAHFCGVYAHKPTLGVAASRGMVLPSAPALPTDHDLAVVGPMARSARDLTLLFDVMAGPDPLTLGVAHELRLPAARHERLCDFRVLVLDDHPLIPTGSAVRAGVNRVADALVDGGARVERHSPLLPDLTEAALIYRQLLFSGSAAHFPVEAYEQLRSRAAGLSPDDQSLDAGLLRGMVLSHRDWIQANSRRELHRHGWRQLFAEFDAVVCPITPTPAFPHDHNPDPRERRIDIDGIEYPYFDQLVWAGLATMPGLPATAVPASRSPEGLPVGVQVIGPMFEDRTPLRLAELLEQKIGGFQEPK from the coding sequence ATGGGATGGAATTTTTCGACGGCCGAACAGCTCGCGGCTGCGTTACGCGCCGGTGAAGTGACCTCGGCGGAACTGACCGACGAGGCCATCGCCCGTATCGAGCGGGACGACAAGGCGATCAACGCGATCTGTGTGCCGGACTTCGACCGTGCACGGTCCGCCGCGCGCGGTGCCGACCTGGCGCGCGCCCGCGGTGAGGACCGGCCGCTGCTCGGCATTCCGGTGACGGTCAAAGAGTCCTACAACATCGCCGGGCTGCCCACCACCTGGGGCATACCGCTGCACCGGAACTACATCCCGGCCGAGGACGCGGTGCAGGTGTCGCGGCTCAAGGCCGCGGGCGCGGTGGTGCTCGGTAAGACCAACGTGCCCCTGGGGCTGCAAGATGTGCAGAGCTTCAACGAGATCTACGGCACCACCAACAACCCGTGGGATCACGGTCGTACCTCAGGTGGATCCTCCGGCGGATCAGCGGCGGCCCTGGCGTCCGGATTCGGCGCGCTGTCCATCGGCTCCGACATGGCCGGTTCGTTGCGTACCCCCGCACACTTCTGCGGTGTCTACGCACACAAACCGACCCTGGGGGTGGCAGCGAGCCGCGGCATGGTGCTGCCGAGCGCGCCGGCCTTGCCGACCGACCATGACCTCGCCGTCGTCGGTCCGATGGCGCGCAGTGCCCGCGACCTCACGCTCCTGTTCGACGTCATGGCCGGACCGGACCCGCTGACGCTCGGTGTGGCGCACGAGTTGAGGCTGCCGGCCGCGCGCCACGAGCGGCTCTGCGACTTCCGGGTCCTGGTCCTCGATGACCATCCGCTCATTCCGACCGGGTCCGCTGTGCGGGCGGGCGTGAACCGGGTGGCCGACGCGCTGGTGGACGGCGGCGCCCGCGTCGAACGGCACAGTCCGCTGCTGCCCGATCTGACCGAAGCCGCCCTGATCTACAGGCAGTTGCTGTTCTCGGGATCCGCTGCGCATTTTCCCGTCGAAGCGTACGAGCAACTGCGGAGCCGCGCCGCCGGACTGAGCCCGGACGACCAGAGTCTCGATGCGGGGCTGCTGCGCGGCATGGTTCTCAGCCACCGCGACTGGATCCAGGCGAACAGCCGTCGCGAGCTCCACCGCCACGGCTGGCGGCAGCTCTTCGCCGAGTTCGACGCCGTGGTGTGTCCGATCACGCCCACTCCCGCGTTCCCACACGACCACAACCCCGATCCGAGGGAACGCCGGATCGACATCGACGGCATCGAGTACCCGTACTTCGACCAGTTGGTCTGGGCCGGTCTGGCCACCATGCCCGGCCTGCCCGCCACCGCCGTACCGGCGAGCCGGTCCCCGGAGGGTCTGCCGGTGGGAGTGCAGGTCATCGGTCCGATGTTCGAGGACCGCACCCCGCTGCGGCTGGCCGAACTGCTCGAGCAGAAGATCGGCGGTTTCCAGGAACCGAAGTAG
- a CDS encoding FAD-binding oxidoreductase, whose amino-acid sequence MVGLQAPPVAASPTEVAERVGPRDWKRLADALSSRSTLYRPTDSNYSPLALPFNHRYAGIHPAGIVACATTADVRAAVRWARAVGLPAVPRTGLGHNYAGYSSTTGLLLNMARMKSIAVTPLPGARSRTRTYGPIKVTHDAGTVTVGAGVTNGDLHPLLEDRGMFVPTGRCPTVGVAGLVLGGGIGFSDKMFGMTCDRLVSTTVVLADGRVVEASQDSCSDLFWACRGGAGNNFGVNTSFTFQYEQFQGNVGFFQLRWSLDSVVPVIATAQRIALDGLDNKRFHLRVGIGTHGLARDEIRANANANVNAIGQYYGPLEELRDILAPLLAIGTAEERARNSASVREVTPGQASVLLSATTPVDQFATKSAVLTSRTLLTDKQVGAAAEQLLDWPGSGNEDGAGFAMFALGGEINQVPPDATAFVHRNAVFIFAAETSWADYDPPHVETANLRWLREFYYDIFGNTPPEQAYQNFPDPTLKDWRRAYYGANYDRLVRVKRKYDPTEFFSYPQGIGT is encoded by the coding sequence ATGGTGGGTCTGCAGGCACCACCCGTCGCTGCGTCACCCACCGAGGTGGCGGAGCGGGTCGGCCCCCGGGACTGGAAGCGGCTGGCCGACGCGTTGTCATCGCGTTCTACTCTCTACCGGCCAACGGATTCCAACTACTCGCCGCTGGCGCTCCCGTTCAACCACCGCTACGCCGGGATCCACCCCGCTGGAATTGTCGCGTGCGCTACCACCGCGGACGTCCGCGCGGCGGTCCGCTGGGCCCGCGCGGTGGGGCTGCCCGCCGTCCCCCGCACCGGGCTGGGCCACAACTACGCCGGGTACTCCAGCACCACCGGCCTGCTGCTCAACATGGCCCGGATGAAGAGCATCGCTGTCACCCCGCTGCCGGGCGCCCGCTCCCGGACCCGGACCTACGGGCCGATCAAGGTCACCCATGACGCGGGTACGGTCACCGTGGGAGCCGGGGTCACCAATGGCGACCTGCACCCGCTGCTGGAGGACCGGGGGATGTTCGTGCCGACCGGCCGCTGCCCCACGGTCGGGGTGGCCGGACTGGTGCTCGGAGGCGGTATCGGCTTCAGTGACAAGATGTTCGGGATGACCTGTGATCGGCTGGTCTCGACGACCGTGGTACTCGCCGACGGCCGCGTGGTGGAGGCCAGTCAGGACTCCTGTTCCGACCTGTTCTGGGCCTGCCGCGGCGGGGCCGGGAACAACTTCGGTGTCAACACCTCCTTCACGTTCCAGTACGAGCAGTTCCAGGGCAACGTGGGCTTCTTCCAGTTGCGCTGGAGCCTGGACTCCGTGGTGCCGGTGATCGCCACCGCGCAGCGGATCGCCTTGGACGGCCTGGACAACAAGCGGTTCCACCTTCGCGTCGGCATCGGGACCCACGGGCTTGCCAGGGACGAGATCCGCGCCAACGCCAACGCCAACGTCAACGCCATCGGCCAGTACTACGGCCCCCTTGAGGAGTTGCGCGACATCCTGGCCCCGCTGCTCGCCATCGGCACGGCCGAGGAGCGCGCCCGCAACAGCGCGTCCGTCCGCGAGGTCACTCCCGGTCAGGCGAGTGTGCTGCTGAGCGCCACGACGCCGGTGGACCAGTTCGCCACCAAGTCGGCGGTTCTCACGTCCCGGACGCTCCTTACTGACAAGCAGGTCGGTGCCGCCGCCGAGCAACTGCTGGACTGGCCGGGCAGCGGCAACGAGGACGGGGCCGGGTTCGCGATGTTCGCTCTCGGCGGCGAGATCAACCAGGTGCCGCCGGACGCGACCGCGTTCGTGCACCGAAACGCCGTGTTCATCTTCGCTGCCGAGACCTCCTGGGCGGACTACGATCCGCCTCACGTCGAGACCGCGAATCTGCGCTGGCTCCGTGAGTTCTACTACGACATTTTCGGCAACACGCCTCCCGAGCAGGCGTATCAGAATTTCCCGGATCCGACACTGAAGGACTGGCGGCGGGCTTACTACGGTGCGAACTACGATCGGCTGGTCAGGGTGAAGCGGAAGTACGATCCGACCGAGTTCTTCAGCTATCCACAGGGGATCGGCACCTGA
- a CDS encoding sensor histidine kinase: MAGIFRSRRWLRRHAGFDGRAGQATFEALHRASLAAPALRGGLTMSSAGAATRHLRALLGTPALAVTDSERVLAWDGAGKHHTGSAVGLAAEALAGGRTAVLKADGVWCGDARCEVREAVVAPLVVEDRIEGALLAYAPGVSAGLVRATGEVARWMSGQLELAELHRSRTRLVEAELRALRAQISPHFSCNALTAIASFVRTDPERARELLLDFADFTRYSFRRHGEFTTLAEEFRSIGQYLLLEQARFGERLQVDVRAAPEVLPVAVPFLCVQPLIENAVRHGFEGRTGPGQITVLAWDAGAEAHITVEDDGVGMDPEHLRRVLAAGGAGSPGGSGSAAATGSGGVGLGNVDARLRQVYGDAYGLVVETALGAGTKVRIRVPKYRAGVVAPAAGGDRPAEGQDTLS; encoded by the coding sequence ATGGCGGGCATATTCCGGTCGCGGAGATGGCTGCGCCGGCACGCCGGATTCGACGGGCGGGCGGGGCAGGCGACGTTCGAGGCGCTGCACCGTGCGTCCCTCGCGGCGCCGGCGCTGCGTGGCGGGCTGACCATGTCGTCGGCCGGCGCGGCCACGCGGCATCTGCGCGCGCTGCTGGGCACCCCGGCGCTGGCCGTCACGGACTCCGAACGCGTGCTGGCCTGGGACGGGGCCGGCAAGCATCACACCGGCTCCGCCGTCGGTCTCGCAGCGGAGGCGCTCGCGGGTGGCCGGACCGCCGTGCTGAAGGCCGACGGGGTGTGGTGCGGGGACGCGCGCTGCGAGGTCCGGGAGGCTGTCGTGGCGCCGCTCGTGGTGGAGGACCGGATCGAGGGCGCGCTGCTGGCGTACGCCCCCGGAGTGTCGGCGGGGCTGGTCCGGGCCACCGGAGAGGTGGCCCGCTGGATGTCCGGCCAGCTCGAGCTCGCGGAACTGCACCGGTCCCGGACCCGCTTGGTGGAGGCGGAGCTGCGGGCGCTGCGCGCGCAGATCTCGCCGCACTTCTCGTGCAACGCGCTGACCGCGATCGCCTCCTTCGTCCGCACCGATCCTGAGCGGGCCCGCGAACTGCTACTGGATTTCGCCGACTTCACGCGCTACTCCTTCCGCCGCCACGGCGAGTTCACCACGCTGGCCGAGGAGTTCCGCTCGATCGGCCAGTACCTGCTGCTGGAGCAGGCACGTTTCGGCGAACGACTGCAAGTCGACGTGCGGGCGGCACCGGAGGTGCTCCCGGTGGCGGTGCCGTTCCTGTGCGTGCAGCCGCTGATCGAGAACGCGGTGCGGCACGGTTTCGAGGGCAGGACCGGACCCGGGCAGATCACCGTGCTCGCCTGGGACGCGGGCGCCGAGGCCCACATCACGGTGGAGGACGACGGCGTGGGAATGGATCCCGAGCATCTGCGGCGCGTCCTGGCCGCGGGCGGGGCCGGGAGCCCGGGCGGGTCCGGGTCCGCGGCGGCCACCGGTTCGGGCGGGGTGGGTCTGGGGAACGTCGATGCCAGGCTCCGCCAGGTGTACGGGGACGCGTACGGGCTGGTGGTCGAGACGGCTCTGGGGGCAGGTACCAAGGTGCGGATCCGGGTGCCCAAGTACCGTGCGGGCGTGGTCGCTCCGGCGGCCGGCGGAGACCGCCCGGCCGAAGGACAGGACACGCTCAGTTGA
- a CDS encoding WD40 repeat domain-containing protein has protein sequence MAFGPDGRTFATAGDDEDVRLWDIPKSGRPTLFGSPLKEHSKPVSAVAFSPDGRLLATGSEDGTARLWELNADRAVRHICAATKHTLTAEEWRQYVGGIAYHPPCP, from the coding sequence GTGGCGTTCGGCCCCGACGGGCGCACTTTCGCCACCGCCGGCGATGACGAGGACGTCCGGCTCTGGGACATCCCGAAGAGCGGTCGGCCCACGCTCTTCGGGAGCCCGCTCAAGGAGCATTCCAAACCCGTGTCCGCCGTCGCCTTCAGCCCCGACGGGCGTCTTCTCGCCACGGGCAGCGAGGACGGTACGGCCCGGCTGTGGGAGCTGAACGCCGACCGGGCCGTCCGACACATCTGCGCTGCTACGAAGCACACCCTCACGGCAGAGGAGTGGCGGCAGTACGTCGGAGGTATCGCCTACCACCCCCCGTGCCCGTGA
- a CDS encoding LytR/AlgR family response regulator transcription factor yields MLSILVVDDEPHALEELVYLLGLEPAVGSVESAADGAAALLALDRALAENRPVDAVFLDIRMPGLDGLEVARVLSRFAAPPPVVFVTAYDDFAVPAFEVGALDYLLKPARAQRLAETVRRIAERRANPVPTDRDPAPAEPPASAEQPTDDQLIAVELSGMTRFVPRSEVRHVEACGDYVRLFLESGSHLLRAPLSSLEDQWQDAGFVRVHRRHLVATSHIEELMTDCGRLSVRVAGAVVPVSRRSSRKLREMLLPPSGPPRGQRAADG; encoded by the coding sequence ATGCTGAGCATCCTGGTGGTCGACGACGAGCCCCACGCCCTGGAGGAACTCGTCTACCTGCTCGGGCTCGAACCCGCCGTCGGCTCCGTGGAGTCCGCCGCCGACGGCGCCGCGGCGCTGCTGGCGCTGGACCGCGCACTGGCCGAGAACCGTCCCGTGGACGCGGTGTTCCTCGACATCCGCATGCCGGGGCTGGACGGACTGGAGGTGGCCCGGGTCCTGTCCCGGTTCGCCGCGCCGCCGCCGGTGGTGTTCGTCACCGCGTACGACGACTTCGCCGTGCCCGCCTTCGAAGTGGGGGCCCTGGACTACCTGCTCAAGCCCGCGCGCGCCCAGCGGCTCGCCGAAACCGTCCGGCGCATCGCCGAGCGGCGCGCGAACCCGGTTCCCACGGACCGCGACCCCGCTCCTGCCGAGCCTCCGGCGTCCGCGGAGCAGCCCACCGACGACCAGTTGATCGCTGTCGAGCTGTCCGGTATGACGAGGTTCGTCCCACGCTCCGAGGTGCGGCACGTGGAGGCGTGCGGCGACTACGTACGTCTGTTCCTCGAGTCCGGCAGCCATCTGCTGCGGGCGCCGCTGTCCAGCCTGGAGGACCAGTGGCAGGACGCCGGCTTCGTGCGCGTGCACCGCCGCCACCTCGTCGCCACCAGCCATATCGAGGAGCTGATGACCGACTGCGGGCGGCTGTCGGTGCGCGTGGCCGGCGCCGTCGTGCCGGTCAGCCGCCGCAGCAGCCGGAAGCTGCGCGAGATGCTGCTGCCCCCGTCCGGCCCGCCGAGGGGCCAGAGGGCCGCCGATGGGTGA
- a CDS encoding WD40 repeat domain-containing protein — translation MHACGGDAGEWEERRQRAYEEAAAEPRSSTRGVSLWDVGDLARPRLLGGRLLGVTAAFAPRGRVLATAGGGRIWLWDTSDRAHPEPLGPPLRVAGNWIPSVAFSPDGHTLAAAVEQSEIHLWDTRNPAHPKRIGKPLTSTTGDFTDVAFSSDGRILASTNHDEGSFWDTSDPAHPENLANRRTGPRPARRRPCELVRRCGVRPRRAHFRHRRR, via the coding sequence GTGCACGCCTGCGGCGGCGATGCGGGCGAGTGGGAGGAGCGCCGGCAACGGGCGTACGAAGAGGCTGCGGCCGAGCCTCGTAGCAGCACCCGTGGGGTCTCGCTGTGGGACGTCGGTGACCTCGCACGCCCGCGGCTCCTCGGCGGCCGACTGCTCGGAGTCACCGCGGCGTTCGCGCCTCGCGGCCGAGTCCTCGCCACGGCAGGGGGTGGCAGGATCTGGCTGTGGGACACCAGCGACCGCGCCCACCCCGAGCCCCTCGGTCCTCCCCTCCGCGTGGCGGGGAACTGGATCCCGTCGGTGGCCTTCAGCCCTGACGGGCACACGCTCGCGGCCGCCGTCGAGCAGAGCGAGATCCATCTGTGGGACACCAGAAATCCCGCGCACCCCAAGCGCATCGGCAAGCCGCTCACCAGCACCACCGGCGACTTCACCGACGTGGCGTTCAGCTCGGACGGGCGCATCCTCGCCAGTACGAACCACGACGAGGGCTCGTTCTGGGACACCAGCGACCCCGCTCATCCCGAAAATCTCGCCAACCGCCGTACCGGGCCTCGGCCTGCTCGTCGACGACCGTGCGAACTCGTTCGCCGCTGTGGCGTTCGGCCCCGACGGGCGCACTTTCGCCACCGCCGGCGATGA
- a CDS encoding HINT domain-containing protein, producing the protein MAGLLVARKGDKMPECNSFPAGTRVLMGDGTTSLPIEQIAAGDSVLASDPETGTTGSRPVDDTIYTPDDEDFTGVTLAGDAGDEHPALTATDHHPFWVENRRRWTDARDLNSGDSLRAPDGTEVRIDKVTHWKEPQGAYNLTVNELHTYYVLAGTTPVLVHNASCDFIRGELPDAAAIDRGSLVKIKEKQLEKALKSVGEDPHAFKADWVGKNNVSRFDAMRDGEGRIVLVSKDGKILVPTNYRYRP; encoded by the coding sequence ATGGCCGGCCTGCTCGTCGCCCGCAAGGGCGACAAGATGCCCGAGTGCAACAGCTTCCCGGCCGGCACACGGGTCCTCATGGGTGACGGCACCACCTCCCTGCCCATCGAGCAGATCGCCGCCGGTGACAGTGTCCTGGCCTCCGATCCGGAGACAGGTACCACGGGCTCGCGCCCGGTGGATGACACGATCTACACACCCGACGACGAGGACTTCACCGGCGTCACCCTGGCCGGCGACGCGGGCGACGAGCACCCGGCGCTCACCGCCACCGACCACCACCCCTTCTGGGTCGAGAACCGGCGGCGGTGGACCGATGCCCGCGACCTCAACTCCGGTGACTCCCTCCGCGCCCCCGACGGAACCGAAGTCCGGATCGACAAGGTCACGCACTGGAAGGAGCCGCAGGGCGCCTACAACCTGACCGTCAACGAACTTCACACCTACTACGTGCTGGCGGGTACGACTCCCGTACTCGTCCACAACGCGTCGTGTGATTTCATCCGTGGAGAGCTCCCCGACGCCGCGGCCATCGACCGCGGCTCCCTGGTCAAGATCAAGGAGAAGCAGCTCGAAAAGGCGCTGAAGAGCGTCGGCGAGGACCCGCACGCCTTCAAGGCCGACTGGGTGGGGAAGAACAACGTGTCGCGGTTCGACGCGATGCGTGACGGCGAGGGCAGGATCGTCCTCGTGAGCAAGGACGGGAAGATCTTGGTTCCGACGAATTACAGGTACCGGCCGTGA
- a CDS encoding PIG-L family deacetylase: protein MNDRPLTLMAVHAHPDDEATGTGGVLARYAAEGIRTVLVTCTDGSCGDGPGGVKPGDPGHEPATVALMRRQELEASCDILKVSHLEMLDYADSGMMGWPTNNAPGSFWQTPVEEGAARLAELLRRYQPDVVVTYDENGFYGHPDHIQANRITMAALALTEATPKVYWTTAPRSMMQRFGETMREFGADWQEPDPAEAAAMAEIGLPDEEITTWVDTSAYGPQKFDALAAHASQGENIFFLKMGQKRFTELMGVETFVRVQDTTSTAVPENDLFAGLR, encoded by the coding sequence ATGAATGACCGGCCCTTGACGCTGATGGCGGTGCACGCCCACCCCGACGACGAGGCCACCGGAACGGGAGGCGTCCTCGCGCGGTACGCGGCGGAGGGCATCCGCACGGTCCTCGTGACGTGCACCGACGGCAGTTGCGGAGACGGACCGGGCGGTGTCAAACCGGGCGATCCTGGGCACGAGCCGGCAACTGTCGCCTTGATGCGGCGCCAAGAACTCGAGGCAAGCTGCGACATCCTGAAGGTCAGTCATCTGGAGATGCTGGACTACGCCGACTCCGGGATGATGGGCTGGCCGACCAACAACGCCCCCGGATCCTTCTGGCAGACACCCGTGGAGGAGGGCGCTGCCCGACTCGCGGAACTCCTGCGCCGCTACCAACCCGATGTGGTCGTCACCTACGACGAGAACGGTTTCTACGGCCACCCCGACCACATCCAGGCGAATCGCATCACGATGGCGGCGCTGGCACTGACCGAGGCGACGCCGAAGGTGTACTGGACGACGGCGCCCCGCTCAATGATGCAGCGGTTCGGCGAGACCATGCGCGAGTTCGGCGCGGACTGGCAGGAGCCGGATCCCGCCGAGGCCGCCGCGATGGCCGAGATCGGACTCCCCGACGAGGAGATCACCACCTGGGTGGACACCAGCGCGTACGGCCCCCAGAAGTTCGATGCCCTGGCCGCGCACGCAAGCCAGGGCGAGAACATCTTCTTCCTCAAGATGGGCCAGAAAAGGTTCACCGAATTGATGGGCGTCGAGACCTTCGTACGCGTCCAGGACACCACCAGCACCGCCGTGCCTGAGAACGACCTCTTCGCCGGGCTTCGCTAG
- a CDS encoding DUF4279 domain-containing protein, whose protein sequence is MSAFRMYLRVVSESLQPEEISARLGTGPDESTAIGSRRRPQSPPRAHATWIRHASATGGPARPEDLEPVVLGWEPEFASALGRLAGSGDADVSLVVVQELTDPEDPQQKGIFLSAALLAWLAEAGASLDIDQYVYLD, encoded by the coding sequence GTGAGCGCGTTCCGGATGTATCTGCGGGTGGTCAGCGAGTCCCTGCAGCCGGAGGAGATCTCCGCGCGGCTGGGGACCGGACCCGACGAATCCACGGCGATCGGCAGCCGCAGGCGCCCCCAGTCACCGCCCCGCGCGCACGCGACCTGGATCCGGCACGCCTCGGCCACGGGCGGGCCCGCGCGGCCGGAGGATCTCGAGCCGGTGGTCCTCGGCTGGGAACCGGAGTTCGCCTCGGCCCTGGGACGGCTGGCCGGGTCCGGGGACGCCGACGTCTCTTTGGTGGTCGTTCAGGAACTCACCGATCCCGAGGACCCGCAGCAGAAGGGCATCTTCCTGAGCGCTGCTCTGCTGGCGTGGCTGGCCGAGGCCGGGGCGTCGCTGGACATCGACCAGTACGTGTACCTCGACTGA